The following proteins come from a genomic window of Methylorubrum populi:
- a CDS encoding HIT domain-containing protein, which yields MTDAFSLDPRLAADTHPVGDLALCSVLLMDDARFPWLILVPRRPDLRELTDLAPEDASLAFDEIRIAVGVVQALARPDKVNVASLGNVVSQLHIHVVARFQSDPAWPGPVWGVGERKPYPPHARAALLERAAALFVAA from the coding sequence ATGACCGATGCCTTCTCCCTCGATCCGCGGCTCGCCGCCGACACCCACCCCGTGGGCGATCTCGCCCTCTGCTCCGTCCTCCTGATGGACGACGCGCGCTTCCCCTGGCTGATCCTCGTGCCGCGGCGACCGGATCTGCGCGAGCTCACCGACCTCGCGCCGGAGGATGCGAGCCTGGCCTTCGACGAGATCCGTATCGCGGTCGGGGTGGTGCAGGCGCTCGCCCGGCCGGACAAGGTGAACGTGGCCAGTCTCGGCAACGTGGTGTCGCAGCTCCACATCCACGTCGTGGCGCGGTTCCAGTCGGACCCCGCCTGGCCCGGACCGGTCTGGGGCGTCGGCGAGCGGAAGCCCTATCCGCCGCATGCCCGCGCCGCCCTGCTCGAACGGGCCGCCGCCCTGTTCGTGGCCGCGTGA
- the trpA gene encoding tryptophan synthase subunit alpha codes for MTARIDAAFARCRAEGRAALVTYVMAGDPDPETSLRVLEALPKAGADIVEFGLPFTDPMADGPAIQAAGLRALKAGQDLRGTLALVRRFREGDDRTPVVLMGYYNPIHTYGVPRFLEDAGAAGIDGLIVVDLPPEEDDELCLPAREKGLAFIRLATPTTDDKRLPAVLANTAGFVYYVSITGVTGTATPDFGKVSQAVGRISAHTDLPVVVGFGVKTGAHAAAIARGADGVVVGSALVDALARSLEPGDRAGSGTVEAVAALVRELAEGVRSTTKVPAEA; via the coding sequence ATGACCGCCCGCATCGATGCCGCCTTCGCCCGCTGCCGCGCGGAAGGACGGGCCGCCCTCGTCACCTACGTCATGGCGGGCGATCCCGATCCGGAAACCTCGCTCAGGGTGCTCGAAGCCCTGCCGAAGGCCGGGGCCGACATCGTCGAGTTCGGCCTGCCCTTCACCGATCCGATGGCCGACGGGCCGGCGATCCAGGCGGCGGGCCTGCGCGCCCTGAAGGCCGGGCAGGACCTGCGCGGCACGCTGGCCCTGGTGCGCCGCTTCCGCGAGGGCGACGACCGGACGCCGGTGGTGCTGATGGGCTACTACAACCCGATCCACACCTACGGCGTGCCGCGCTTCCTGGAGGATGCGGGGGCGGCCGGCATCGACGGCCTGATCGTGGTCGATCTGCCGCCGGAAGAGGACGACGAACTCTGCCTGCCCGCCCGCGAGAAGGGCCTCGCCTTCATCCGGCTCGCGACCCCGACGACCGACGACAAGCGCCTGCCGGCCGTCCTCGCGAACACCGCCGGCTTCGTCTACTACGTGTCGATCACCGGCGTGACCGGCACCGCGACCCCCGATTTCGGCAAGGTGTCTCAGGCCGTCGGTCGGATCTCGGCGCATACCGACCTGCCCGTCGTCGTCGGCTTCGGCGTGAAGACCGGCGCGCACGCCGCCGCGATCGCCCGCGGCGCCGACGGCGTCGTGGTCGGCTCGGCCCTCGTCGATGCGCTGGCCCGCAGCCTCGAACCCGGAGACCGCGCCGGCAGCGGCACGGTGGAGGCGGTCGCCGCCCTGGTACGCGAGTTGGCCGAGGGCGTTCGCAGCACCACGAAGGTGCCGGCCGAGGCCTGA
- the nudC gene encoding NAD(+) diphosphatase — MTGSPDTTGRDALAYAASRLVRHSAEFGPAPALAEAGPDARLVLMAGETVILRADPEQAGTALLRPDEAARAGERAVEIFLGRAEGRPVFAGAVPGEVAPLFPAPGYRVLDLRTLAAEGAVAREEQGLLATAKSLLAWHARHRFCANCGSSTAIAAGGFRRECGACGLHHFPRTDPVAIMLVRRGDACLLGRGPHFKPGMYSCLAGFIEPGETVEDAVRRETREETGVAVGAVTYHASQPWPFPASLMLGCVAEGLTEDIRTDPDELEDARWFPRAEVMRMIAGDHPEGLTVPPATAIAHLLLRDWLDGVIAAPPALGA, encoded by the coding sequence ATGACCGGCTCGCCCGATACCACCGGCCGGGACGCGCTCGCCTACGCCGCGAGCCGTCTCGTGCGCCATTCCGCCGAGTTCGGTCCGGCACCCGCGCTGGCCGAGGCCGGCCCCGACGCCCGCCTCGTGCTGATGGCGGGCGAGACGGTGATCCTGCGCGCCGACCCGGAACAGGCCGGGACGGCCCTGCTCAGGCCGGACGAAGCGGCGCGCGCGGGGGAGCGGGCCGTGGAAATCTTCCTCGGCCGGGCCGAAGGACGGCCGGTCTTCGCCGGCGCCGTCCCGGGGGAGGTCGCCCCCCTGTTTCCGGCGCCCGGTTACCGCGTCCTCGACCTGCGGACGCTCGCCGCCGAGGGCGCCGTCGCCCGCGAGGAGCAGGGGCTCCTCGCCACCGCCAAGTCGCTTCTGGCGTGGCACGCGCGCCACCGCTTCTGCGCCAATTGCGGCAGTTCGACCGCCATCGCCGCCGGAGGCTTCCGGCGGGAATGCGGAGCCTGCGGGCTGCATCACTTCCCCCGCACCGATCCGGTGGCGATCATGCTGGTGCGGCGGGGGGATGCCTGCCTGCTCGGGCGCGGCCCGCACTTCAAGCCGGGGATGTATTCCTGCCTCGCCGGCTTCATCGAGCCCGGTGAGACGGTCGAGGACGCGGTGCGCCGCGAGACCCGCGAGGAGACCGGCGTCGCGGTCGGCGCGGTCACCTATCACGCCTCGCAGCCCTGGCCCTTCCCGGCCTCGCTGATGCTCGGCTGCGTGGCGGAGGGGCTCACGGAGGACATCCGGACCGATCCGGACGAGTTGGAGGATGCGCGCTGGTTCCCGCGTGCCGAGGTGATGCGGATGATCGCGGGCGATCACCCGGAGGGCCTGACCGTGCCACCGGCCACCGCCATCGCCCACCTGCTGCTGCGCGACTGGCTGGACGGCGTCATCGCGGCTCCGCCTGCCCTCGGGGCGTAA
- a CDS encoding bifunctional folylpolyglutamate synthase/dihydrofolate synthase translates to MDSSDALMARFLALHPRTIDLSLGRIERLLAALNHPERRLPPVIHVAGTNGKGSTIAFMRAILEAGGLAAHVYTSPHLVRFHERIRLGGIGGGHYVAEDRLADAFARCEAANKGDPITVFEITTAAALLLFSEAPADVLLLEVGLGGRVDATNVIDHPACAVVTPIGRDHAEYLGDTVEAVAMEKAGIFKRGCPAVIAAQDYAQADAVLCRQAERVGAVPVRVGNQDFSVHEESGRLVYQDETDLFDLPRPRLAGRHQLTNAGTAIAALRAAGFGDIGTAALEAGLRNVDWPGRLQRLVRGALAERMPRDAELWLDGGHNADGGRILAAAMADLGERSDAPLVLVVGLLGTKDAEGFLKNFVGLARSLVAVPITGQMAARPAEEVAEIARSVGLSADVAPSVEAAVAGLSDTIFERPPRVLICGSLYLAGAVLEANGTIPV, encoded by the coding sequence ATGGACTCCTCCGACGCGCTGATGGCGCGCTTCCTCGCCCTGCATCCGCGCACGATCGACCTGTCGCTCGGGCGCATCGAGCGCCTGCTCGCGGCCCTCAACCATCCCGAGCGGCGCCTTCCGCCGGTGATCCACGTCGCCGGCACCAACGGCAAGGGCTCGACCATCGCCTTCATGCGGGCGATCCTGGAGGCGGGGGGCTTGGCCGCCCACGTCTACACCTCGCCCCACCTCGTGCGCTTCCACGAGCGGATCCGTCTGGGCGGCATCGGCGGCGGCCACTACGTCGCCGAGGACCGGCTCGCCGACGCCTTCGCCCGCTGCGAAGCGGCCAACAAGGGCGATCCGATCACCGTGTTCGAGATCACGACGGCGGCGGCTCTGCTCCTGTTCTCGGAGGCGCCGGCCGACGTGCTGCTGCTCGAAGTCGGCCTCGGCGGGCGGGTCGACGCCACCAACGTGATCGACCATCCGGCCTGCGCCGTCGTCACGCCGATCGGGCGCGATCACGCCGAATATCTCGGCGACACCGTCGAGGCGGTGGCGATGGAGAAGGCCGGCATCTTCAAGCGCGGTTGCCCGGCGGTGATCGCCGCCCAGGACTACGCCCAGGCCGACGCGGTCCTCTGCCGCCAGGCCGAGCGGGTCGGCGCGGTGCCGGTGCGCGTCGGCAACCAGGATTTCTCCGTCCACGAGGAGAGCGGGCGGCTCGTCTACCAAGACGAGACCGATCTGTTCGACCTGCCCCGGCCCCGGCTCGCCGGGCGCCACCAGCTCACCAATGCCGGCACCGCCATCGCGGCGCTGCGCGCGGCGGGCTTCGGCGATATCGGCACGGCGGCCCTTGAGGCGGGCCTGCGCAACGTCGATTGGCCGGGCCGGCTCCAGCGCCTCGTGCGCGGCGCGCTGGCCGAACGGATGCCGAGGGACGCCGAGCTGTGGCTCGACGGCGGCCACAACGCCGATGGCGGGCGCATCCTCGCCGCGGCGATGGCCGATCTCGGCGAGCGCAGCGATGCGCCGCTGGTCCTCGTCGTCGGGCTGCTCGGCACCAAGGACGCCGAAGGCTTCCTGAAGAACTTCGTCGGCCTGGCCCGCTCGCTCGTCGCGGTGCCGATCACCGGTCAGATGGCCGCGCGGCCCGCCGAGGAAGTGGCGGAAATCGCCCGTTCCGTCGGCCTCTCGGCGGATGTCGCCCCGAGCGTCGAGGCGGCGGTGGCGGGCCTGTCGGACACCATCTTCGAGCGTCCGCCGCGCGTCCTGATCTGCGGCTCGCTCTACCTGGCGGGCGCCGTCCTCGAGGCCAACGGCACGATCCCGGTCTGA
- the accD gene encoding acetyl-CoA carboxylase, carboxyltransferase subunit beta, translated as MVEPMNWISEVVRPRIKTLFKRETPENLWIKCPDTGQMVFHKEVEQNHWVIPGSEHHLKMSATARLKMMFDEGTWIDVPLPEVPADPLKFRDEKRYVDRLKEARTKTGMADAFKIGFGRVGGLPMTIAAQEFGFMAGSLGMAGGEAFVRGAETALEKRTPYVLFAASGGARMQEGILSLMQMPRTTVAVRRLRAARLPYIVVLTNPTTGGVTASYAMLGDVHLAEPGALICFAGPRVIEQTIREKLPDGFQRAEYLREHGMVDQVVHRHQLKETISRLCGLLMDVRRTHDSGTPPRPAAPEPLPNAA; from the coding sequence ATGGTCGAGCCGATGAACTGGATCTCGGAGGTCGTGCGGCCCCGAATCAAGACGCTGTTCAAGCGCGAGACGCCGGAGAACCTCTGGATCAAGTGCCCCGATACCGGCCAGATGGTCTTCCATAAGGAAGTCGAGCAGAATCACTGGGTCATCCCCGGGTCCGAGCACCATCTCAAGATGAGCGCGACGGCGCGCCTGAAGATGATGTTCGATGAGGGCACGTGGATCGACGTGCCGCTGCCCGAGGTTCCGGCCGATCCGCTCAAGTTCCGCGACGAGAAGCGCTACGTCGACCGTCTCAAGGAGGCGCGGACCAAGACCGGCATGGCGGATGCCTTCAAGATCGGCTTCGGCCGTGTCGGCGGCCTGCCGATGACGATCGCGGCCCAGGAATTCGGTTTCATGGCCGGCTCGCTCGGCATGGCCGGCGGCGAGGCCTTCGTCCGCGGCGCCGAGACGGCCCTGGAGAAGCGCACCCCCTACGTGCTGTTCGCCGCCTCCGGCGGGGCGCGGATGCAGGAGGGCATCCTCTCGCTGATGCAGATGCCCCGCACGACGGTCGCCGTTCGCCGTCTCAGGGCCGCGCGGCTGCCCTACATCGTGGTGCTGACGAACCCGACCACCGGCGGCGTCACCGCCTCCTACGCCATGCTCGGCGACGTGCATCTGGCCGAACCCGGCGCGCTGATCTGCTTTGCCGGCCCGCGCGTCATCGAGCAGACGATCCGGGAGAAGCTGCCGGACGGCTTCCAGCGGGCCGAATACCTGCGCGAGCACGGCATGGTCGATCAGGTCGTGCACCGGCACCAGCTCAAGGAGACGATCAGCCGGCTCTGCGGCCTGCTGATGGATGTGCGCCGGACGCACGATTCCGGTACGCCTCCCCGGCCGGCTGCCCCCGAACCCCTGCCCAACGCGGCCTAA